A stretch of Pseudophryne corroboree isolate aPseCor3 chromosome 9, aPseCor3.hap2, whole genome shotgun sequence DNA encodes these proteins:
- the LOC134957504 gene encoding putative nuclease HARBI1 — protein MSIHIAAEALPPQPTPALPPQPPAPQPQPAPHQPRQRRRARPPIFRTRVRLFGMPDDVVVRRYRLPPHLILDTLSIIESDLESEIRYPTAIPPLTQFLAVLHFLATGSFQHVVGDLVGMSQGQFSKVLRRVCQAFLKRVKQFIAMPLDVGALDVVKRQFAEGGSRFPHVIGVVDGTHVAIQPPKHNEEIFRNRKLFHSLNVMVVCGPSLQILSLNAKFTGSSHDAYVIRQSGIWQRLRSSQRPDMWLLGDRGYPCTPWLMTPYRNPRPGPQMAFNSALTATRQLVERTIGVLKGRFRVLHRTGGDIMYSPEMASKIVVLCAILHNIAVRSSVELPQAEELPDEEPGVVPRFGGGSVTRRGSQVRARIVAEYFS, from the exons atgtcaatacatattgcggcagaagccctacctccccaacccacgccagcactcccaccccaaccgccagccccacaaccacagccggctcctcatcaaccaaggcaacggaggcgtgctaggccaccaattttcagaacccgtgtcagactttttgggatgccagatgatgtggtggtgcgtagataccggctgccaccacatctaatcctagacactctctccataatagagagtgatctggagtctgaaattcggtatcctacagcaataccaccattgacacaattccttgcagtgttacattttttggccacaggatcattccagcatgtggttggagacctggttggcatgtcgcagggccagttcagtaaggtcctgcgacgtgtctgccaggctttcctcaagcgtgttaagcaatttattgctatgcctttggatgttggtgccctagatgtggtgaagcggcaatttgcggaaggtggtagtcgcttcccacatgttattggggttgtggatggcacacatgtagctattcagccaccaaaacataatgaagaaatttttagaaacaggaaactgtttcattctctgaatgtaatggttgtttgtgggccatccctccagatcctttccctgaacgcaaagtttactggaagttcccatgatgcgtatgtcattagacaatcagggatatggcagagattaagatcaagtcaacgaccagacatgtggttattgg gagaccgtggatatccttgcaccccctggctcatgactccttaccgtaatcccaggccaggaccacagatggcatttaactccgcgcttactgccactaggcagctggtggagcgcacaattggtgtcctgaaagggcggtttcgtgttctccaccgcactggtggcgacatcatgtattcgccggagatggcaagtaaaatagtggtcctgtgcgcaatactccataatatcgcggtaaggagtagtgtagagcttcctcaggcagaggaattgcctgatgaggagccaggggttgtgccacgcttcggtggggggagtgtgacacggagggggagccaagtgagggcaagaattgtagcagaatatttcag ctga